In Akkermansia muciniphila, one DNA window encodes the following:
- the hisF gene encoding imidazole glycerol phosphate synthase subunit HisF translates to MLAKRIIPCLDVTNGRVVKGTNFINLRDAGDPVECARAYDAQQADELVFLDITASSDGRATMADVVRRTAACCFMPLTVGGGIRSVKDMREMLLAGADKVSLNTAAINRPELINEGAAAFGSQCIVVAIDAKRQTSGKWGVSTHGGRKFVGLDAVEWAVEAERRGAGEILLTSMDADGAKTGYDIELTRAVSSAVRIPVIASGGAGNLDHMVDVLVEGKADAVLAASIFHFGEYTVPEAKAYFASKGIPVRPLAE, encoded by the coding sequence GTGCTGGCTAAAAGAATTATTCCGTGTCTGGACGTAACGAACGGCAGGGTCGTCAAGGGGACCAATTTCATCAATCTGAGGGATGCCGGGGATCCGGTAGAATGCGCCAGGGCGTATGATGCCCAGCAGGCGGACGAACTTGTTTTTCTGGATATTACCGCTTCTTCCGATGGCCGTGCCACCATGGCGGACGTTGTGCGCCGCACGGCGGCATGCTGTTTTATGCCGCTGACGGTGGGCGGCGGCATCCGTTCCGTGAAGGATATGCGCGAAATGCTTCTGGCGGGTGCGGATAAGGTCTCCCTGAATACGGCGGCTATCAATCGGCCGGAATTGATTAATGAAGGTGCGGCGGCTTTCGGGAGCCAGTGCATCGTCGTCGCTATTGACGCCAAACGCCAGACTTCCGGCAAGTGGGGCGTTTCCACCCATGGGGGAAGGAAGTTCGTGGGGCTGGATGCCGTGGAATGGGCCGTGGAGGCGGAACGCCGCGGGGCCGGGGAAATCTTATTGACCAGCATGGACGCGGACGGGGCCAAAACAGGTTATGATATTGAATTGACCCGCGCCGTAAGCAGTGCGGTGCGCATTCCGGTAATCGCCAGCGGGGGAGCGGGTAATTTGGACCACATGGTGGATGTGCTGGTGGAAGGAAAGGCGGATGCCGTGCTGGCGGCTTCCATTTTCCACTTCGGGGAATATACGGTGCCGGAAGCCAAGGCTTACTTTGCTTCCAAAGGGATACCCGTACGTCCTTTGGCGGAATAG
- a CDS encoding glycoside hydrolase domain-containing protein, with product MRRLFFPLCSAIALTSFVQAQSLERHPLYEPALVSAGTPSDAGNLFAGAKVTASGHYGSDRPELAVDGQANNAGKYWGCEGIPVWLQIDMGKPRTLSALHVWPYWEEGRIYKYKIEGSEDGKNWNMLADQSSNSIAATSEGVPFKFNPQTVRYVKITFLDNSAGNDKGGHLVEIKGYGPDAALSLQAAAVKDYDRIPYNGAPGQEMLQDAVRLSGWRGERAGGQIAVWSSRAQPQLSASCAGVKNAAGQVIPVRTAMIRYTRGGNRLISDIIGSENSCDLQAGGVRPVWVEVNIPPSAKPGVYKGKIVVSAESGSPVSVPVILEVAPESLPAPAHWQVHLDLWQHPQAVARWHDVEPWSPEHFALMKPVMKRLADAGQKAITCSLIDEAWNAQTYDWFPPMIEWVRGKNGTMRWNYANFDKWVSFMMNEVGVKGQISCYTMIPWNMKIRYLDEATGKYKFLDLKPNDPSYEAIWGPFLTDFRKHVKSKGWLDKTCIGLDERPDAMVKAAKNVLDKYAPEFKIVSAVNRPTAMTRDVYDVSPVINHAGTVTGDLLAQRKKEGKKTTFYVCVHPKKPNTFTISPLAEAEWLPLFAAANHLDGFLRWAYNSWNRNPFEKTDFGNWPAGDCYLVYPGNLSSLRFEKLRDGLEEFEKVNILRARAAKNPKAKAAVARMDEELSRLFTVEKSRGNSHEDDVRKAREIIRKTAEISR from the coding sequence ATGCGCCGTCTTTTTTTCCCTCTGTGCTCCGCCATTGCCTTAACGTCTTTTGTCCAGGCCCAGTCCCTGGAGAGGCATCCCCTGTATGAACCCGCCCTGGTTTCCGCAGGAACCCCAAGCGATGCGGGTAATTTATTTGCCGGAGCCAAAGTAACCGCTTCCGGTCATTACGGCAGTGACCGTCCGGAACTGGCCGTGGACGGGCAGGCGAATAACGCCGGCAAATACTGGGGTTGCGAGGGCATTCCCGTCTGGCTTCAAATAGATATGGGAAAACCCCGCACGCTTTCCGCCCTGCATGTATGGCCCTATTGGGAGGAAGGGCGCATTTACAAATATAAAATAGAAGGATCCGAAGACGGGAAGAATTGGAACATGTTGGCGGATCAGTCTTCCAACAGCATTGCCGCCACTTCGGAAGGCGTTCCCTTCAAATTCAATCCGCAGACGGTCCGTTACGTTAAAATCACTTTTTTAGACAATAGCGCCGGCAATGATAAGGGGGGGCACCTGGTGGAAATCAAAGGGTACGGCCCCGATGCCGCCCTGAGCCTGCAAGCTGCAGCGGTGAAGGATTATGACCGTATTCCTTACAACGGCGCTCCCGGGCAGGAAATGCTTCAGGATGCCGTGCGTCTCTCCGGCTGGAGAGGCGAACGCGCCGGCGGGCAGATTGCCGTCTGGTCTTCCCGGGCGCAGCCCCAGTTATCGGCCTCCTGCGCCGGGGTAAAAAACGCTGCCGGACAGGTTATCCCTGTCCGGACGGCCATGATACGCTACACCAGGGGCGGCAACAGGCTGATTTCAGATATCATCGGCAGCGAAAACAGCTGCGATCTGCAGGCCGGAGGCGTGCGTCCGGTGTGGGTGGAAGTCAATATACCCCCGTCTGCCAAACCCGGCGTGTACAAAGGAAAAATAGTGGTTTCCGCTGAAAGCGGCTCTCCCGTCAGCGTGCCGGTAATTCTGGAGGTGGCGCCGGAATCCCTGCCCGCTCCCGCTCATTGGCAAGTTCATCTGGACTTGTGGCAGCATCCGCAGGCCGTGGCCCGCTGGCATGATGTGGAACCGTGGTCTCCGGAGCATTTCGCGCTGATGAAACCGGTGATGAAGAGGCTGGCGGACGCCGGGCAGAAGGCCATTACATGCTCCCTGATTGATGAAGCCTGGAATGCCCAGACTTATGACTGGTTCCCGCCCATGATTGAATGGGTCAGGGGCAAAAACGGAACCATGCGCTGGAATTACGCCAATTTTGACAAGTGGGTTTCCTTCATGATGAACGAGGTGGGCGTCAAGGGGCAGATATCCTGCTACACCATGATACCCTGGAACATGAAAATCCGTTATCTGGATGAGGCGACCGGAAAGTACAAGTTTCTGGACCTTAAACCGAATGATCCCTCTTACGAAGCTATCTGGGGGCCTTTCCTGACGGATTTCCGCAAACACGTCAAGAGCAAAGGATGGCTGGACAAAACCTGCATCGGGCTGGATGAACGGCCGGACGCAATGGTCAAAGCGGCCAAGAACGTGCTGGACAAGTATGCCCCGGAATTCAAAATCGTTTCCGCCGTCAACCGGCCTACGGCCATGACCCGGGACGTTTATGACGTCTCTCCCGTTATTAACCATGCAGGCACAGTCACGGGCGATTTGCTGGCGCAGCGCAAGAAGGAAGGGAAAAAGACGACGTTCTACGTCTGTGTTCATCCCAAAAAGCCCAACACCTTCACTATTTCCCCGCTGGCGGAGGCGGAATGGCTTCCCCTCTTTGCGGCCGCCAATCATCTGGACGGCTTTTTGAGATGGGCTTATAATTCCTGGAACCGCAATCCGTTTGAAAAAACGGATTTTGGGAACTGGCCCGCGGGAGACTGCTACCTGGTTTATCCCGGCAATCTCAGTTCCCTGCGGTTTGAAAAACTGCGGGATGGCCTGGAAGAATTTGAAAAGGTCAATATCCTGCGCGCCCGGGCCGCGAAAAATCCCAAGGCAAAAGCCGCCGTAGCCCGCATGGATGAAGAGCTTTCCAGGCTTTTTACCGTGGAAAAAAGCCGTGGGAATTCCCATGAGGATGATGTGCGGAAAGCCCGTGAAATCATCCGTAAAACGGCGGAAATTTCCCGCTGA
- a CDS encoding winged helix-turn-helix transcriptional regulator — protein MTYHISSCPVETTLQLISSRWKVLILRDLLQGTRRFGELRKSVGPVTQKVLTANLRSMEKDGLLTRKVYAEVPPRVEYTLTELGRSLRPILASMEEWGSQYQRRNR, from the coding sequence ATGACTTATCATATTTCATCATGTCCTGTTGAGACGACTCTCCAACTGATTTCCTCCCGCTGGAAAGTGCTCATCCTCCGTGATCTGCTCCAAGGCACCCGGCGGTTTGGAGAGCTCCGCAAGTCCGTTGGTCCTGTGACGCAGAAGGTCCTGACCGCGAACCTGCGTTCCATGGAAAAGGATGGTCTCCTTACGCGAAAGGTGTACGCTGAGGTGCCTCCGCGCGTGGAGTACACTCTTACGGAACTGGGACGCAGCCTGCGCCCCATCCTGGCCTCCATGGAGGAATGGGGATCTCAATATCAAAGAAGAAACCGCTGA
- the nifJ gene encoding pyruvate:ferredoxin (flavodoxin) oxidoreductase, which translates to MSDQTTVTYSTIDANEAVASVAYRFSEVIAIYPITPSSPMGESAESWAAVNKKNLWGTVPSVVEMQSEGGAAGTVHGALQTGALATTFTASQGLLLMIPNMFKIAGELTPAVFHVAARSLAYQALSIFGDHSDVMSARSCGWAMLCGSSTQEAADFAVISHAATLESRIPFINFFDGFRTSHEIGKIANITDDTLNGMIKQEWLDSFRERALTPDAPVLRGTAQNPDVYFQGRETVNRFYEATPAIVQNAMDRFAELTGRSYHLVDYTGAPDAERVIILMGSGAEAVEETVEAMMTRENAKVGVLKVRLFRPFPAAELVKALPATVRKIAVLDRTKEPGSQGEPLHQDIIQALFDAQANGTLPFTDGMPKVVGGRYGLSSKEFTPAMVKGVYDNLALDTPKNHFTIGINDDVLGTSLPYDEDYSTEADDVTRAMFFGLGSDGTVGANKDAIKIIGQHTDLYVQGYFVYDSKKSGSSTISHLRFGPRPIKSTYLITKANFLALHQPSLLDLFDFLKNAANGATFLMNSPHPADKLWDTLPARMQQQILDKNIKLYTIDAFAVARKTGMGGRINMIMQTCFFKLASVIPADEAIGYIKKAIAKTYAKKGQDVVDKNIAAVDATLENLHQVDTTGKTVNGHAIPSAMSPDAPDYVQNILGKMMCGEGDSIPVSQMPVDGTFPNGTSQYEKRNLALDLPEWDPTLCIQCGKCTAVCPHAVIRSKFFSPDALANAPEGFECLDAKHPDWKGEKFVIQISPNDCTGCTLCADVCPAKSKTDPTHKALTMVPAGKIHDKEEANWNFFLSLPDVDRTKVKTDNIRSMQVLRPLFEFSGACAGCGETPYVKMLSQLFGNRLVVANATGCSSIYGGNLPTTPWSHDSEGRGPAWANSLFEDNAEFGLGFRVSLDKQMEHAIELLHEAAGVVGQELVDRILSNPQKDEADIAQQRENIEELKKKIAGKPECARLLTLADKLVRKSVWILGGDGWAYDIGYGGLDHILASGRNVKVLVMDTEVYSNTGGQCSKSTPRAAVAKFATTGKPGVKKDLGLMAMTYGNVYVASVALGAKDEHTLKAFVEAEAYDGPALIIAYSHCISHGINMAKGLQQQKAWVDSGRVLLYRYNPDLTRQGKNPLIVEGKGPKGDLRDVLLSENRFKLLAKTNKEGFEKLLEEAQKDVWHRWNLYQSIAGMGADKPAE; encoded by the coding sequence ATGAGTGATCAGACAACCGTAACTTACAGCACGATTGACGCTAACGAAGCCGTAGCCTCCGTAGCCTATCGTTTTTCTGAAGTCATTGCCATTTACCCCATTACACCATCTTCTCCGATGGGCGAATCAGCTGAAAGCTGGGCCGCCGTCAACAAGAAGAACCTGTGGGGCACCGTTCCCTCTGTGGTAGAAATGCAGAGTGAAGGCGGCGCGGCAGGCACCGTTCACGGCGCCCTCCAGACCGGAGCGCTGGCAACCACGTTCACCGCATCCCAGGGGCTCCTGCTGATGATCCCGAACATGTTCAAAATCGCAGGGGAACTGACTCCCGCCGTGTTCCACGTGGCCGCCCGCTCCCTGGCCTACCAGGCCCTCTCCATCTTCGGCGACCACAGTGACGTGATGAGCGCCCGTTCCTGCGGATGGGCCATGCTGTGCGGCTCCTCCACCCAGGAAGCGGCGGACTTCGCCGTCATTTCCCACGCCGCCACGCTGGAATCCCGCATTCCTTTCATCAACTTCTTTGACGGTTTCCGCACGTCCCACGAAATCGGCAAGATTGCAAACATCACGGACGACACCCTGAACGGCATGATCAAGCAGGAATGGCTGGATTCCTTCCGGGAACGGGCCCTGACTCCCGATGCTCCCGTCCTGCGCGGCACTGCCCAAAACCCGGACGTTTACTTCCAGGGACGTGAAACGGTCAACCGTTTCTATGAAGCTACCCCGGCCATTGTCCAGAACGCCATGGACAGGTTCGCGGAACTTACCGGCCGTTCCTACCATCTGGTGGACTACACCGGCGCTCCGGACGCCGAACGCGTCATTATCCTGATGGGATCCGGCGCTGAAGCCGTGGAAGAAACGGTAGAAGCCATGATGACCCGGGAAAACGCCAAAGTGGGCGTGCTGAAGGTGCGCCTGTTCCGTCCCTTCCCCGCCGCCGAACTTGTCAAGGCTCTTCCCGCTACGGTCAGGAAAATTGCCGTGCTGGACCGCACCAAGGAACCCGGCTCCCAGGGAGAACCGCTCCACCAGGACATCATCCAGGCCCTCTTCGACGCCCAGGCCAACGGCACGCTGCCCTTCACCGACGGCATGCCCAAGGTGGTAGGCGGACGCTACGGCCTCTCCTCCAAGGAATTCACCCCCGCCATGGTCAAGGGCGTCTATGACAACCTGGCTCTGGACACTCCCAAGAACCATTTCACCATCGGCATCAACGACGACGTGCTGGGAACCAGCCTTCCGTATGATGAAGATTATTCCACGGAAGCGGACGACGTGACGCGGGCCATGTTCTTCGGCCTCGGGTCCGACGGCACCGTAGGCGCCAACAAGGACGCTATCAAGATCATCGGCCAGCATACGGACCTGTATGTGCAGGGCTACTTCGTGTACGACTCCAAGAAATCAGGCTCCTCCACCATCTCCCACCTGCGCTTCGGCCCCCGTCCGATCAAGTCCACATACCTGATCACCAAGGCAAACTTCCTGGCTCTGCACCAGCCCTCCCTGCTGGATCTGTTCGATTTCCTGAAGAATGCCGCCAACGGCGCCACTTTCCTGATGAACAGCCCGCATCCTGCGGACAAGCTTTGGGACACGCTGCCCGCCCGCATGCAGCAGCAGATTCTGGACAAGAACATCAAGCTCTACACGATTGACGCCTTTGCCGTAGCGCGTAAGACAGGCATGGGCGGCCGCATCAACATGATCATGCAGACCTGCTTCTTCAAGCTGGCCAGCGTGATTCCCGCGGATGAAGCTATCGGCTACATCAAAAAGGCCATTGCCAAAACCTACGCCAAGAAGGGGCAGGATGTTGTTGACAAAAACATTGCCGCCGTGGACGCCACGCTGGAAAATCTGCATCAGGTGGACACAACCGGCAAGACTGTCAACGGACACGCCATTCCGTCCGCCATGTCCCCGGACGCTCCGGACTACGTCCAAAACATCCTCGGCAAGATGATGTGCGGCGAAGGCGACAGCATCCCGGTCAGCCAAATGCCTGTGGACGGCACGTTCCCGAACGGCACGTCCCAGTACGAAAAGCGCAATCTGGCCCTGGACCTGCCGGAATGGGATCCGACCCTTTGCATCCAGTGCGGCAAGTGCACCGCCGTTTGTCCGCACGCGGTCATCCGCAGCAAATTCTTCTCTCCTGACGCCCTTGCGAACGCTCCGGAAGGGTTTGAATGCCTGGATGCCAAGCATCCGGACTGGAAGGGAGAAAAATTCGTCATTCAGATTTCCCCGAACGACTGTACGGGCTGTACGCTCTGCGCGGACGTCTGCCCCGCCAAGAGCAAGACGGACCCGACGCACAAGGCCCTGACCATGGTTCCGGCCGGGAAGATTCACGACAAGGAAGAAGCCAACTGGAACTTCTTCCTGAGCCTTCCGGACGTGGACCGCACCAAGGTAAAGACGGATAACATCCGCTCCATGCAGGTGCTGCGCCCGCTGTTCGAATTCTCCGGCGCCTGCGCCGGCTGCGGTGAAACCCCGTATGTAAAAATGCTCTCCCAGCTCTTCGGCAACCGCCTGGTGGTAGCCAACGCTACGGGCTGCTCCTCCATTTACGGCGGCAACCTGCCCACCACCCCGTGGTCCCATGACTCCGAAGGACGCGGCCCCGCCTGGGCCAACTCCCTGTTTGAAGACAACGCCGAATTCGGTCTTGGCTTCCGCGTCTCCCTGGACAAGCAGATGGAACACGCCATTGAGCTTCTTCATGAAGCCGCCGGCGTCGTGGGCCAGGAACTGGTGGACCGGATACTGTCCAATCCGCAGAAGGATGAGGCGGACATCGCCCAGCAGCGTGAAAACATTGAAGAACTCAAGAAGAAAATCGCCGGCAAGCCGGAATGCGCGCGTCTCCTGACCCTTGCGGACAAACTCGTCCGCAAGAGCGTGTGGATTCTGGGCGGCGACGGCTGGGCCTACGACATCGGCTACGGCGGCCTGGACCACATCCTGGCCAGCGGACGGAATGTGAAGGTGCTGGTCATGGATACGGAAGTATACTCCAATACCGGCGGCCAGTGCTCCAAATCCACCCCGCGCGCCGCAGTAGCCAAATTCGCCACGACCGGCAAGCCCGGCGTGAAGAAGGATCTGGGGCTCATGGCCATGACTTACGGCAACGTGTACGTGGCCTCCGTCGCCCTCGGCGCCAAGGACGAACACACGCTGAAAGCCTTTGTGGAAGCGGAAGCCTATGACGGCCCGGCTCTCATCATCGCCTACTCCCACTGCATCTCCCACGGCATCAATATGGCCAAGGGCCTGCAGCAGCAGAAGGCATGGGTGGATTCCGGCCGGGTTCTGCTCTACCGCTATAATCCGGACCTGACCCGCCAGGGCAAGAATCCGCTGATTGTGGAAGGCAAGGGCCCGAAGGGCGATCTGCGTGATGTGCTGCTCAGCGAAAACCGCTTCAAGCTTCTGGCGAAGACCAATAAGGAAGGATTTGAAAAACTCCTTGAAGAAGCCCAGAAGGATGTCTGGCACCGCTGGAACCTGTACCAGAGCATTGCCGGCATGGGTGCCGACAAGCCCGCAGAATAA
- a CDS encoding cupin domain-containing protein, producing the protein MNKIITANYKEAEPQVISRDGNSFAVKPVIQEADAGKCAASFVEVEPGAYAYGYHYHEVNEEVFYIIRGHAVVRTPEGEISLKEGDAIAFPASPEGAHVIRNGSATEKLVYLDVGTRLTPDVVHFPDTASGMVCSSSGVHHFRES; encoded by the coding sequence ATGAACAAGATCATCACTGCCAATTACAAGGAGGCGGAGCCTCAGGTTATTAGCCGGGACGGCAATTCCTTTGCGGTAAAACCCGTCATTCAGGAAGCGGATGCCGGAAAATGTGCGGCCAGTTTCGTGGAAGTGGAGCCGGGGGCGTACGCCTATGGCTATCATTACCATGAAGTGAATGAAGAGGTATTTTATATCATCAGGGGCCATGCCGTTGTGCGTACTCCTGAGGGTGAAATAAGTTTGAAAGAAGGGGATGCGATTGCATTCCCCGCCAGCCCGGAGGGAGCGCATGTTATCCGCAACGGATCCGCAACGGAGAAGCTGGTCTATCTGGATGTGGGCACCCGCCTGACGCCCGATGTGGTCCACTTTCCGGATACGGCATCCGGAATGGTATGCTCTTCCTCCGGTGTGCACCATTTCCGGGAATCTTGA
- a CDS encoding potassium channel family protein, which translates to MRYTVIGLGQFGQELCTELSARNIEVVAVASTDEELEQIKDLVTYAVVTDYTNPAALRELELDDQSAVIVAIGDSFEENLLVVTHLQKMGVRYIYARVMSPVHEHILSQMNVYALINLSRVASKQLASQLESPEFLRVSPMDENHSIVEIAVPRIWVGKLLRDVGLRTEHHLNLLTIRRGEAQTPQGRREILSIPRIPVIGTPSPDLIFEDHDILVLFGKETNLIEFAQLSKGL; encoded by the coding sequence ATGAGATACACCGTTATCGGCCTGGGCCAGTTTGGACAGGAACTCTGCACAGAACTTTCCGCCCGCAATATTGAAGTAGTGGCTGTCGCCTCCACGGATGAAGAATTGGAGCAAATCAAGGATCTGGTGACCTATGCCGTGGTGACGGATTACACTAATCCGGCCGCTTTGCGTGAATTGGAACTGGACGACCAGTCCGCCGTCATCGTCGCCATCGGGGACAGTTTTGAAGAAAATCTCCTCGTCGTCACGCACCTTCAGAAAATGGGCGTCCGCTATATTTACGCCCGCGTCATGAGTCCGGTGCACGAACATATTTTAAGCCAGATGAACGTGTATGCGCTCATCAACCTGTCCCGCGTGGCTTCCAAGCAGCTTGCCAGCCAGCTGGAATCCCCGGAATTCCTGCGCGTGTCCCCCATGGATGAAAACCACAGCATCGTGGAAATAGCCGTGCCGCGCATCTGGGTGGGCAAGCTCCTGCGGGATGTGGGCCTGCGCACGGAACACCACCTCAACCTGCTCACCATCCGCCGCGGGGAAGCCCAGACTCCGCAGGGCCGCCGGGAAATCCTGTCCATCCCGCGCATTCCCGTCATCGGCACTCCTTCCCCGGATCTCATTTTTGAAGACCACGACATTCTGGTCCTGTTCGGCAAGGAAACAAACCTGATTGAATTCGCCCAATTATCCAAGGGATTGTAA
- a CDS encoding TrkH family potassium uptake protein produces the protein MTTTRSGFTKLAAVCIAILLGAVVWELGWPLTRTEYEWSRLIAAVATLGHLTGILGSYFRNEINRPSLRLLIFQIASCLMIFLLIAREQQEAGYMRFTELSRLVITAGLIAIPTLMSLTRIFEWLVGKQKRGRPLMAPAMQFVASLGVVILAGAGLLLLPNSTYPGITLSFTDALFTSTSAVCVTGLNTVDFAHTFTPLGELFTLALIQIGGFGIMTFAYFVAMVAGQGFSLRDRVLLTDLLDEDNLGAVVSFITTIVVSTLFIELCGAVLLYFSWEGKDINLMGEPLWWHSLFHSVSAFCNAGFSTFPMNLMEPGIRLCHSGQAVIMALIICGGLGFGIYKEINSRLANRFFSKHRRLHMQWTPYFKLVMISTGILLAGGALAIFAVSSPHAAEPLWEHLWICLFDSVTARTAGFNISDYSRYLPAASLIMCGLMVVGGSPGGTAGGMRTTTCAIAGAEILRILRGRDHVEFFRRRIDQRTVARCVITVVVSCAWIGCFTVLICALEPSMSSLDIFFENCSAFATVGVSRGITPDLSDPSKYLLIINMLAGRVGLFAFLIALAGAPTPRHYRYPSVKIPLT, from the coding sequence ATGACTACCACACGCTCGGGATTCACCAAACTTGCAGCCGTCTGCATTGCCATTCTTCTGGGGGCGGTGGTCTGGGAGCTGGGATGGCCCCTGACGCGGACGGAATATGAATGGTCACGCCTGATTGCAGCCGTCGCCACGCTGGGCCACCTGACGGGCATTCTGGGATCCTATTTCCGGAACGAAATCAACCGCCCTTCCCTGAGGCTCCTGATTTTCCAAATCGCCAGCTGCCTCATGATTTTCCTCCTGATTGCCAGGGAACAACAGGAAGCGGGATACATGAGGTTCACGGAACTTTCCCGCCTGGTGATTACGGCCGGGCTGATTGCCATTCCCACGCTGATGTCCCTGACCAGGATTTTTGAATGGCTGGTGGGCAAGCAAAAGAGAGGCCGGCCTCTCATGGCCCCCGCCATGCAGTTTGTAGCCTCCCTGGGTGTGGTCATTCTGGCAGGCGCCGGATTGCTTCTGCTGCCTAATTCCACATATCCGGGTATTACGCTCAGTTTTACGGATGCCCTGTTCACCAGCACCAGCGCAGTATGCGTCACCGGTCTGAACACCGTAGATTTTGCCCATACCTTCACCCCGCTGGGAGAACTGTTCACGCTTGCCCTTATCCAGATTGGCGGATTCGGCATCATGACGTTCGCCTACTTCGTAGCCATGGTGGCGGGCCAGGGTTTTTCCCTGAGGGACCGCGTACTGCTGACGGATCTGCTTGATGAAGACAATCTGGGAGCCGTCGTCTCCTTTATCACCACTATTGTGGTCAGCACGCTGTTCATTGAACTGTGCGGCGCCGTCCTTCTTTATTTCTCCTGGGAAGGGAAGGACATCAACCTGATGGGGGAACCTTTGTGGTGGCATTCCCTGTTCCATTCCGTTTCCGCCTTCTGTAATGCGGGTTTTTCAACTTTCCCGATGAATTTGATGGAACCGGGCATACGCCTGTGCCACAGCGGGCAGGCGGTTATCATGGCGCTGATCATATGCGGCGGCCTGGGATTCGGCATTTACAAGGAAATCAATTCACGTCTGGCGAACCGCTTCTTTTCCAAACACCGCCGCCTGCACATGCAGTGGACCCCTTATTTCAAGCTGGTGATGATTTCCACGGGGATTCTTCTGGCGGGAGGCGCCCTGGCTATCTTCGCCGTTTCCTCTCCCCATGCCGCGGAACCGTTGTGGGAACACCTCTGGATTTGTCTTTTCGACAGCGTTACGGCCCGCACGGCGGGATTCAACATCAGCGATTACAGCCGCTATCTGCCCGCGGCCAGCCTCATTATGTGCGGTCTGATGGTGGTGGGAGGCAGCCCCGGCGGGACGGCAGGCGGCATGAGAACCACTACCTGCGCCATTGCGGGCGCGGAAATACTGCGCATCCTCCGCGGCAGGGATCATGTGGAATTTTTCCGCCGCCGCATTGACCAGCGCACCGTAGCGCGCTGCGTGATTACCGTAGTAGTCTCCTGCGCCTGGATCGGCTGTTTTACCGTCCTGATCTGCGCCCTGGAGCCCTCCATGAGCTCGCTGGATATCTTCTTTGAAAACTGCAGCGCTTTTGCTACGGTAGGCGTGTCGCGGGGCATCACCCCAGATTTAAGCGATCCTTCCAAATATCTTCTTATCATCAACATGCTCGCCGGCCGCGTGGGGCTCTTCGCTTTTCTCATTGCGCTGGCCGGCGCCCCCACTCCGCGGCATTACCGCTATCCATCCGTCAAAATCCCGTTAACCTGA